From Psychrobacillus sp. FSL K6-2836, a single genomic window includes:
- the guaB gene encoding IMP dehydrogenase, translating to MWESKFQKEGLTFDDVLLVPAQSEVLPKDINLSVQLTSKIKLNIPMVSAGMDTVTEAKMAIAMARQGGLGVIHKNMSIEEQAEQVQTVKRSENGVITDPFFLTPEHQVYDAEHLMGKYRISGVPIVNNEEDLQLVGIITNRDLRFIQDYSLKIDDVMTKEQLVTASVGTTLEDAEKILQQYKIEKLPIVDESGILKGLITIKDIEKVIEFPNAAKDHHGRLLVGAAVGITKDTMIRVQKLVEAQVDVIVIDTAHGHSQGVMDTVKEIRNAYPELDIVAGNVATGEATKALFEAGADVVKVGIGPGSICTTRVVAGVGVPQITAIYDCATEARKAGKTIIADGGIKYSGDIVKALAAGGHVVMLGSLLAGTTESPGETEIFQGRRFKTYRGMGSIAAMEKGSKDRYFQEDAKKLVPEGIEGRLPYKGPLSDTVHQLLGGVRAGMGYCGTGTLESLRENAQFIRMTGAGLRESHPHDVQITKEAPNYSLS from the coding sequence TTATTAGTTCCAGCTCAGTCAGAAGTATTACCAAAGGATATCAATTTATCAGTGCAATTAACGTCTAAAATTAAATTAAATATCCCGATGGTTAGTGCTGGTATGGATACGGTTACGGAAGCTAAAATGGCGATTGCAATGGCACGTCAAGGTGGACTTGGAGTTATCCATAAAAATATGAGTATTGAAGAACAAGCGGAACAAGTTCAAACTGTTAAACGTTCTGAAAATGGTGTAATTACAGATCCTTTCTTTTTAACTCCAGAACATCAGGTATATGATGCTGAACATTTGATGGGGAAATATAGAATTTCAGGTGTCCCTATTGTAAACAATGAAGAAGATTTACAATTAGTCGGCATTATCACTAACCGTGATTTACGCTTTATTCAGGATTACTCTTTAAAAATTGATGATGTAATGACAAAGGAACAATTGGTAACAGCTTCAGTTGGAACAACTCTTGAGGATGCTGAAAAAATTCTTCAACAGTACAAAATTGAAAAGTTACCTATCGTTGATGAAAGTGGAATACTAAAAGGTTTAATCACAATTAAGGATATTGAAAAAGTGATTGAATTCCCTAATGCTGCAAAAGATCATCATGGGCGTTTGTTAGTAGGAGCTGCAGTAGGAATTACGAAAGATACAATGATAAGAGTACAGAAACTTGTAGAAGCACAGGTAGATGTAATTGTTATTGATACGGCACATGGTCATTCTCAAGGTGTTATGGATACAGTAAAAGAAATTCGTAATGCATATCCGGAATTGGATATTGTTGCTGGAAATGTTGCTACTGGTGAAGCAACAAAGGCTTTATTTGAAGCAGGTGCCGATGTTGTCAAAGTTGGTATTGGACCTGGGTCTATTTGTACAACTCGTGTTGTAGCAGGAGTTGGGGTTCCTCAAATTACAGCTATATACGATTGTGCTACAGAGGCTCGTAAGGCTGGTAAAACAATTATTGCTGACGGTGGTATTAAGTATTCAGGCGATATCGTAAAAGCGTTAGCTGCGGGCGGACATGTAGTTATGTTAGGTAGCTTACTTGCCGGTACGACAGAAAGTCCTGGAGAGACAGAAATCTTCCAAGGCAGACGTTTTAAAACTTATCGTGGAATGGGATCTATTGCGGCTATGGAAAAAGGTTCAAAAGACCGTTATTTCCAAGAGGATGCAAAAAAACTAGTTCCAGAAGGTATTGAAGGTCGTCTTCCTTATAAAGGACCACTTTCTGATACTGTTCACCAATTACTAGGTGGTGTTCGAGCGGGAATGGGGTATTGTGGGACAGGAACACTTGAAAGTCTACGAGAAAATGCACAGTTTATCCGTATGACTGGTGCAGGATTACGTGAAAGTCACCCACATGATGTTCAAATTACAAAAGAGGCTCCAAATTACTCTCTATCATAA